Genomic segment of Nothobranchius furzeri strain GRZ-AD chromosome 12, NfurGRZ-RIMD1, whole genome shotgun sequence:
AGTTTCCAACTGTGGAGGGTACCTGTATAGCAGCAGTGGCAATTTTATGAGCCCCAACTATCCAAACAGCTACCCAAACAACTTAGACTGTGTGTGGTACATTAGACCAGGCAGTCAGATTATTCAGCTGGACTTCTATGATGTAAGGTAAGTGAATCTCTTCCtactcagggggcggggttacttTTGATGCATCAGTTGAGCTTTATGTTCATGACGAACtgcatcttttttgtttttgcacgTCACAGCACTGAgtgtggatttgattacatatacGTCTATGATGGCAGCAGCACTGGAGACAGGCTACTGGGGCGTTTCTGTAACAGCACCATCTTACACTCCACCGGCTCTTATCTGACTGTACGCTTCACGACCGATGGCAGCGTCACAAAGACAGGATTCCGTGCAAGCTACAGAGTCGTGTGTAGGTCACTGTGGTCTTTGATCATCTCACAGAATGACAAGTGTTTGTTTTTTAACAACAAGAATTCTTACCTGTTTTTGTGGAAGCTCGAGGATTGTGTAAATACAACTGTGGCTACCAGGTGGGGCAGTGCTCATGTTCTTCAGGCTGTGAAAACAGAGGAAACTGCTGCTCAGACTACCAAAGTAACTATAATAATTTGCTTTAATACTTTTTATAGTAACTAAATGAAATAATAAAGTCCCATATTTcttttaaagatgtggaacactgaaacaaaattttaaaatcttatttctgattataaccggtcactctgagttttttatgcaggctgaagatgaaaatagtctcctacacctatctcctgcattagtttctgatagaaaatagacagtgaaactctaggatttgaaaatcctgacagatctacgtcacactgtcacctaacattcatggactcacccatcttgactcatgacgatgaaggctccaggaaacaacagagaacgtctcgactaggagaagctaattgttaccgttagcaactccaccacacagcagaactcctccacgcTTGTGTTATTTGTCAAAATTAAACATCTGCAATGCAGAGAAAATAGAATCAGtgatagagttgcattgctgttagccaatccaaggcgagatgtctaaatatcaggaaagaagactccaaaccctgccgtctgaagctgtgatgtggcttacttctagttcctggaaatcatGCACCAGAGCTTTCCCCTCCCTGattcaacttacaaggcattcattctcacTAGAGTGTTCCGCACCTTTAAACATCTGCCATATAGACTATAGTCTATTTATGATGTAACATCCATTAAAAACAACATTAATACCAGTTCTTGTGCTTCCTTTGACAACTATGACTAGTGATCAgacagtgtggagatgtttaacatTTATACTCTTTCCCCTGACCTGCAGCGTACTGTAGCTCAACCACTGACACGCCTGTAACAGGTATGAAAACTCTCAGGAAGTTAAAACAAATAAGCAAAAATCAAACTGTTGGAACATTTATATGCTATTTTGTTTTCCAGCTCAGCCATCATGTCGCCACAACTGTGGTTACAACATGGGGAGCTGCTCCTGTGCAAGCTCCTGTCAGTACTATGGCAACTGTTGTCATGACTACAATGGTAAGTATCCCATCCCTCAAAAGCACAACAGAGGTGCCAGGATACAGACTGGTGCAGCTGAATGTTGGATGTCAGTAAAACGCACAGCTCAGACATGACCATGTAAGAAAAGTCCTCTGGAGGTATTTTGAGTGAAGATCTAAAAGTAATCCAATAACAGCAGTAAATTTAGCAAATTTCAGTTTGCAACAAACATTTTAAATGCATAGTTCCTGACTAGTCTACTTATTTATGTTTCACATTACAACAAATCAGTAAAAGGTGTTTTATTTCTATTTCTTTTAGATTACTGTCATCAAACCACTCATCGCCCGGTCGGACCCACCACAGGTAAAAAGCACCTGTGAGGATTacctgtaaaataaaataatagatcATTTCAATGGGATGCAAATATTTGGGCAGCCTTGGTATTCTTCATGATTTTTctgtataaattgttggttgttacgataaaaaaATTCTATTAATTATATCATGTAGGAGACGCACATAATAATATCTGAGAAGTGAAacgaagtttataggatttacagaaagtgtgcaattatTGTTTAAACAACATTAGACATCCCACTGTAGTCTGAGTGGAGATTTTAACTCGAATGATTCCTATGATTTCCAGGTCAGattaaacatttttcttttctcCCTTATTTTCATTCAAATCCTAGAATCACATTTTCAGATGAATAAACTTGCTGTGGTTTGAGAAGGTGAGTTTATGAACTCATCGTTCCTGTTTTACAGTTTCCAACTGTGGAGGGTACCTGTATGGCAGCAGTGGCAATTTTATGAGCCCCAACTATCCAAACAGCTACCCAAACAACTTAGACTGTGTGTGGTACATTAGACCAGGCAGTCAGATTATTCAGCTGGACTTCTATGATGTAAGGTAAGTGAATCTCTTCCtactcagggggcggggttacttTTGATGCATCAGTTGAGCTGTATGTTCATGATGAACtgcatcttttttgtttttgcacgTCACAGCACTGAgtgtggatttgattacatatacGTCTATGATGGCAGCAGCACTGGAGACAGGCTACTGGGGCGTTTCTGTAACAGCACCATCTTACACTCCACCGGCTCTTATCTGACTGTACGCTTCACGACCGATGGCAGCGTCACAAAGACAGGATTCCGTGCAAGCTACAGAGTCGTGTGTAGGTCACTGTGGTCTTTGATCATCTCACAGAATGACAAGTGTTTGTTTTTTAACAATAAGAATTCTTACCTGTTTTTGTGGAAGCTCGAGGATTGTGTAAATACAACTGTGGCTACCAGGTGGGGCAGTGCTCATGTTCTTCAGGCTGTGAAAACAGAGGAAACTGCTGCTCAGACTACCAAAGTAACTATAATCATTTGCTTTAATACTTTTTATAGTAACTtaatgaaatatatatatatatatatatttatatatatatatatatatatatatatatatatatatatataatataatatagtgaAATTGCTGGAGTGAAAATAGTTTACATATATATAAAGCATCTGTCATATATGGGCTGCATggcggcgcagttgttagcactgttgcctcgcagcacgaaggtcgcaggtttgaaactcggctgcggcctttctgcgtggagttgcgtgttctccccatgcatgcgtgggtttcctccgggtactccggtttcccccgcagatcacaacatgccctataggttataaattgtaagtcgctttggataaaagtgtctgccaaataaataaacataaacatacattaTTGTCCATTTATAATGTAATACATATTACAAATATTCATTCCTGTAATTGTGCTTGAAAATATAATTTAAATGTTCTTGTTTTTGTCATGCAGCTTACTGTGGAGGAAACACAACAGGTATTAAAACTTCACAAAACAATAAAAGATTTGAGTAGAAACATAAGATTGATTGTGCAGCAGCCACAACGCCCTCAGGTGAGATTTCATTGTAGAAAATGATCACGGCACTATCATAGTTAACATCTCACCTCCTGTAACAGTGCCATGTGGAGGCTCTTTGTTTGGCTCTGGCAACTTCTCGAGTCCCAACCACCCCAGTTACTACTACGACAATGCCTACTGTGTTTGGCAGCTCAGAACCACAGATGACCAAAGAATCTTCCTGTCGTTCACATATGTACAGTGAGTTAaaagtgtaaataaataaaataaacttgcTTTCTACTGAAATTATTTCAGAATCACAGTGTTTATTAGATGGCATGTGTGGCTCTTTGACAATTAGACTGGAGAACTGCTGCTACTGTGACTACATTGCAATCTACGACGGGCCGTCTGTTTCTTCCCCACTTTTGGGGAAAGTGTGCGACGACAACAGAAGCGTGTTCTACTCTTCATCCAACTACATGACTGTGGTCTTCAGGACGGATGGTTCAGTGGTGGGCCGAGGGTTCAAGGCTGACTTCATGAGCAGCTTACAACCAAGCTCAGGTACAGCTACTAATATTTGGTTATTTACTTTGGATTAATACTGTATGTGTTGGTAAATAAAGTTGTTAGTAAGCTTGAAGAACAagacaccccctaccagagtcttattccactcccacttcctgtttgaaaactgcaacaatgctgttgcttggcagaccgagacagAGGAGCCtctaataaatacacacacatacaggctcacaacgacactgtgacatcataatgtaccggctagcatcatagtgtacctcttaaccaatagtgatggcagatttaaagttCTTACCTGAAGACACTGACAGTTTTACGCACATTActtacattttaactaagatgcactaaagtgcctacACGTGTCTTCAGCATgactagacactcatttatataatttatcagcaaaaaaaaagttgattttgggagtgacttgctctttaagttgaaCTTAAGTCGCACTCAAGCATGGATCAAAATGTTGTAATTGtgtttttacacatttaaaagtgtggaaatctgcaaaaaaaaaaaaaaaaaaaaaaaaaaaactattttaaaattattatgtCTGGTTGAAATTGCCCACTGTGAGTTTTtcttttgtggagatgaaacatcagcgttgcaagtcagtggtagagttgcattgctgtaatccaatcagaggcgagatgtgcaaatagcaggaaataagactccaaatcctgttgtgccACTCTCTGGGGCAGCAGACTTGTCTGTGTTGAGTCAAGTGTTTCTGGGCATTTTTTGCCCTGagtacagcttgcaaggcattcattcctaccagggaTCACTGCAAAGGAATTGATTAAACAGGTGAACCACACTTTTAAtccaaaaatacaaataaaaatagaAAGAAAGCTGGTGTGATTAATCAACTTCCTCCCATCAGGTCGAGTGGACTGCTCTTTGGACAACATGAACATTGTGATCGAGAAGTCCTACCTGAACTCTCTGGGTTACGACGGTCACAGTTTGTTCCTATATGATCCACACTGCAGACCACAGGTTTCCATGTACCAGGTGGTCTTCAGTTTCCCCCTTAACACTTGTGGCAACATCAGACGGGTAGATATGTCACCATCCTCTGGAAATCATTACCCAGAACCCATTTTCCACATTTGTGTTCAA
This window contains:
- the cuzd1.2 gene encoding scavenger receptor cysteine-rich domain-containing protein DMBT1, coding for MWALVFLCSVLTHSVQAQTTWKMEIASAGAVSNCGGYLYSSSGNFMSPNYPNNYPNNLDCVWYIRPGSQIIQLDFYDVSTECRYDDIYVYDGSSTGDRLLGRFCNTSSTILHSTGSYLTVRFRTDGSIINKGFHASYRVVSRGLCKYNCGYQVGQCSCSSGCEYRGNCCSDYQTYCSSTTDTPVTAQPSCRHNCGYNMGSCSCASSCQYYGNCCHDYNDYCHQTTHRPVGPTTVSNCGGYLYSSSGNFMSPNYPNSYPNNLDCVWYIRPGSQIIQLDFYDVSTECGFDYIYVYDGSSTGDRLLGRFCNSTILHSTGSYLTVRFTTDGSVTKTGFRASYRVVSRGLCKYNCGYQVGQCSCSSGCENRGNCCSDYQTYCSSTTDTPVTAQPSCRHNCGYNMGSCSCASSCQYYGNCCHDYNDYCHQTTHRPVGPTTVSNCGGYLYGSSGNFMSPNYPNSYPNNLDCVWYIRPGSQIIQLDFYDVSTECGFDYIYVYDGSSTGDRLLGRFCNSTILHSTGSYLTVRFTTDGSVTKTGFRASYRVVSRGLCKYNCGYQVGQCSCSSGCENRGNCCSDYQTYCGGNTTVPCGGSLFGSGNFSSPNHPSYYYDNAYCVWQLRTTDDQRIFLSFTYVQLENCCYCDYIAIYDGPSVSSPLLGKVCDDNRSVFYSSSNYMTVVFRTDGSVVGRGFKADFMSSLQPSSGRVDCSLDNMNIVIEKSYLNSLGYDGHSLFLYDPHCRPQVSMYQVVFSFPLNTCGNIRRSVGDRILYTNSISAYTSTQGQITRQSHLRMNVTCLMEPDSTSQIAFIVDHGTNSSITGSGRYNTSMAFYTSSSFYEKVTQVPYKVSLNQYLYVQVGLRWNDSNLILFLDTCVASPTPFDFHTRVYYLVRDGCPVDDTYHPITTAQSVARFSFRAFQFLRASEAVYIQCKVVICPASDSNSRCRRGCSRRAARGLESEHESQTLVVGPIQLNDSEKKKEEPENQNKA